In the genome of Myxococcus stipitatus, one region contains:
- a CDS encoding imm11 family protein translates to MYYSLDYKLDYDALGFQMVALGPTPAPEVAWTMGIRYPKPVAEPIECYLDPRSGLVMPDWIAGLTLFSQRFVDVLKSAGVRNMDIYDAVVIDRERDRRYTNYKAVNIIGRVSCADLERSEYVPDYEAPLMEFEKLVIDEGRTMGVPLFRLAESVGFILVSEQVKQAIEAAGLMGVRVVSLEDPSAY, encoded by the coding sequence ATGTATTACAGCTTGGATTACAAACTGGACTACGACGCGCTCGGATTCCAGATGGTGGCGCTGGGACCCACGCCAGCGCCAGAGGTGGCCTGGACGATGGGGATTCGCTACCCCAAGCCCGTGGCAGAGCCCATTGAGTGCTATCTGGATCCGCGCAGTGGCCTGGTCATGCCGGATTGGATCGCCGGATTGACCCTCTTCTCCCAGCGCTTCGTCGACGTGCTCAAGAGCGCGGGAGTGCGCAACATGGACATCTACGACGCGGTGGTCATCGACCGCGAGCGGGACAGGCGGTACACGAACTACAAGGCAGTCAACATCATCGGGCGGGTGAGTTGCGCGGACCTGGAAAGGTCCGAGTACGTTCCGGACTACGAGGCGCCACTGATGGAGTTCGAGAAGCTCGTCATCGACGAGGGCCGGACGATGGGAGTGCCCCTGTTCCGCCTGGCGGAGTCCGTAGGATTCATCCTTGTCTCCGAACAGGTCAAGCAAGCCATCGAGGCTGCGGGCCTCATGGGTGTCCGAGTGGTCTCTTTGGAGGATCCCTCGGCTTATTGA
- a CDS encoding DUF4150 domain-containing protein, producing MGSKVFANGRGISTADSGGQSIVFPDVCKTPSPAGPVPIPYPNIGRSADADKGPKTVTVNGKMPMVKGAQYKTSTGDEAGTAGGILSSSTKGPSEFMMYSFDVKFEGKNVCRLGDPLFHNKKNIMG from the coding sequence ATGGGGAGCAAGGTCTTCGCCAACGGTCGCGGTATCTCAACCGCGGATAGCGGGGGACAGAGCATCGTTTTTCCGGATGTCTGCAAAACGCCTTCCCCAGCGGGTCCGGTCCCCATTCCCTACCCGAATATCGGGCGCTCAGCCGACGCGGACAAAGGACCGAAGACAGTCACCGTCAATGGGAAGATGCCCATGGTGAAGGGCGCCCAATACAAGACATCCACGGGCGATGAGGCGGGAACGGCCGGCGGCATCTTGAGCAGCTCCACCAAGGGTCCCTCCGAATTCATGATGTACTCCTTCGACGTGAAGTTCGAAGGCAAGAACGTGTGTCGACTGGGGGACCCGCTCTTCCACAACAAGAAGAACATCATGGGATGA
- a CDS encoding PAAR-like domain-containing protein: MGTVAINPPKTPVTKGSSGIAAATLPNICKMPGPPAPFVPTPLPNIGKSGDSPKGYSKSVTIDGQPVAIAGASFGSQGDMASKGTGGGLVSSNTHGPTKFIGPGSMNVQIEGKSVQLLSDPMLNNCGPGGSPANAATMTGIVQMAKAVAVTYGDDKPCTRKLANGQECGRMHPLDAGAESLSMIRSVFKALQKAFDAQKAQIRDLNHANVALSTKNKAFMALRLKATKTAEDQATMATLNVEIKALSARVRALESFFKANALLRLDRDYGTYSKGYMVGVMVCLCKGKRLGACSGAAPPCFKAIISSAGFECASPAVGTTGSTARTGGGSDAKATWACAAKQIMEKHGGHKPHELIERWFSPMVKGLKHPKGNAITQRSPKIVFEALVEHPQTKVVTREAAYVKDDFKTGDNVPSCSKCQNWLAEMYCDTKCG; the protein is encoded by the coding sequence ATGGGCACGGTAGCCATCAATCCCCCGAAGACCCCCGTTACCAAGGGTAGTTCTGGCATTGCTGCCGCAACGCTTCCCAATATCTGCAAGATGCCTGGTCCGCCGGCGCCCTTCGTGCCCACTCCGTTGCCCAACATCGGGAAGAGTGGCGACTCGCCAAAGGGCTACTCCAAGTCGGTGACGATTGATGGTCAGCCTGTCGCCATTGCCGGAGCCAGTTTTGGCAGTCAGGGCGATATGGCCAGCAAGGGTACCGGTGGTGGCCTTGTCTCAAGCAACACCCACGGCCCCACGAAATTCATTGGCCCGGGGTCGATGAACGTCCAGATCGAGGGGAAGAGCGTCCAGTTGCTCAGCGATCCCATGCTCAACAACTGCGGCCCGGGCGGTAGCCCCGCGAACGCCGCAACCATGACAGGGATCGTCCAGATGGCCAAAGCTGTGGCGGTCACCTACGGGGACGACAAGCCTTGCACAAGGAAGCTCGCGAACGGCCAGGAGTGCGGGCGGATGCACCCGTTGGATGCCGGCGCTGAATCTCTATCGATGATTCGTTCGGTCTTCAAGGCCCTGCAGAAAGCTTTCGATGCACAGAAGGCGCAGATTCGCGACTTGAATCATGCGAATGTCGCGCTGAGCACCAAGAACAAGGCATTCATGGCGCTGAGGCTCAAGGCGACGAAGACAGCCGAAGACCAGGCGACGATGGCGACGCTGAATGTCGAAATCAAAGCACTGTCGGCTCGAGTCAGAGCCCTGGAGTCTTTCTTCAAGGCGAATGCACTACTTCGGCTTGATCGTGACTATGGCACCTACTCCAAGGGCTACATGGTGGGAGTCATGGTTTGTCTCTGCAAAGGCAAGCGTCTCGGAGCTTGCTCTGGCGCGGCGCCCCCATGCTTCAAGGCAATCATCTCATCCGCGGGTTTCGAATGCGCCAGTCCTGCAGTAGGGACGACTGGGAGCACGGCGAGGACTGGAGGGGGCAGTGACGCGAAAGCGACGTGGGCATGTGCCGCCAAGCAAATCATGGAGAAGCACGGGGGACACAAGCCTCACGAACTCATCGAGAGGTGGTTTTCCCCGATGGTGAAGGGGCTCAAACATCCGAAGGGCAACGCCATCACTCAGCGGAGCCCCAAGATCGTCTTCGAGGCACTGGTCGAGCATCCTCAGACGAAGGTGGTCACTCGGGAGGCGGCGTACGTCAAGGACGATTTCAAGACCGGCGACAATGTGCCTTCATGCTCGAAATGCCAGAATTGGCTCGCCGAGATGTACTGCGATACGAAGTGCGGTTGA
- a CDS encoding DUF2169 domain-containing protein yields the protein MRLDRVAIRNYKSIKSIELRIPQKEALRQGSADFLSIVGENNAGKSSIMEAIRLACTASVKATQEQFPGNEATLVPIEVELEFDQLTDRDRELAALTASTFSEGGQQRYRLKRIWKAPQVASENWAYTPGRPPVCQLTGWTSPKQALTLKSLRAMVMTDELWAPLLERFSKDVASTKVTLDQLIEIARELKSPLLVTQQQDEWTPYASGSAPALEAALPNVVYVPALRETTEETDVGAKASSIRKIVNSLFEQHLSNHDRVVQFKKAAAELQDLFATEGKHRIVASMEEKLTEKFKELINISAELTFSAPDVTADLASSTQFRVLDEGLSTRPDHQGHGAQRSIVLALLQLYVEQNRQSSSREHQHMLFLIEEPEIYLHPGMCRRMRDTLLRIARSGVGQVICTTHSPVFLDLADRHDGIVILRKKEGHPVATQRTQDVFAQSEEDHQQRARLRMLLNFDPAVNEAFFSEKVCLVEGDCEIAAVEAIARKLISLGEFVSQPIIYEWAWGGTDTKDPDPRKHCGDSRNPVGRGLATSNAHLINQPAHRIEYLQGNPAEQGPAGFGPIASHWSPRLELFGTFDDIWSKTRRPLLPGDYDERSALCAPRDQRTSRRLEGGEQITLYQLTPQGALSFALPRLRFRFTTYFGSMRRFHDATLGTVTIEPELRKLSMVYQTGLRVDSRETDHLDFTVITLGAD from the coding sequence ATGAGGCTGGATCGCGTCGCCATCCGGAACTACAAGTCCATCAAGTCGATTGAGCTGCGGATTCCCCAGAAGGAAGCACTGCGCCAGGGCTCTGCGGACTTCCTCTCCATCGTCGGGGAGAACAACGCAGGGAAGTCCTCCATCATGGAGGCCATCCGGCTTGCATGCACCGCCAGCGTGAAGGCCACGCAGGAGCAGTTTCCTGGCAATGAAGCCACCCTCGTGCCCATCGAAGTCGAGCTGGAGTTCGATCAGCTCACGGACAGGGACCGGGAGCTGGCCGCCCTCACTGCAAGCACCTTCTCCGAAGGTGGCCAGCAGCGCTACCGGCTGAAACGCATCTGGAAAGCCCCGCAAGTCGCTTCGGAGAACTGGGCATACACTCCAGGTCGTCCACCGGTATGCCAGCTCACGGGCTGGACGTCTCCCAAGCAGGCCCTCACCCTCAAGTCGCTCCGGGCGATGGTGATGACGGACGAGCTGTGGGCGCCGCTCCTCGAGCGCTTCTCGAAGGATGTCGCATCCACCAAGGTCACTCTGGACCAGCTCATTGAAATCGCTCGCGAGCTCAAGTCCCCGTTGCTCGTCACCCAGCAGCAGGACGAGTGGACTCCCTATGCCAGTGGTAGCGCGCCCGCTCTCGAAGCGGCTCTTCCCAACGTCGTCTATGTTCCAGCGCTTCGCGAGACGACCGAAGAGACGGACGTGGGAGCGAAAGCATCATCGATCCGCAAGATCGTGAACTCGCTGTTCGAACAGCATCTGTCGAACCATGACCGCGTCGTTCAGTTCAAGAAGGCAGCGGCGGAGCTCCAGGACCTTTTCGCCACGGAGGGCAAGCACCGGATCGTCGCCAGCATGGAGGAGAAGCTCACGGAGAAATTCAAGGAACTCATCAACATCAGTGCCGAACTCACGTTCAGCGCACCCGATGTGACCGCGGATCTCGCGAGCAGCACCCAGTTCCGGGTGCTGGATGAGGGCCTGTCCACGCGCCCGGACCACCAGGGGCATGGCGCGCAACGGTCCATCGTCCTGGCCCTGCTCCAACTCTACGTGGAGCAGAACAGGCAGAGTTCGTCGCGCGAGCATCAGCACATGCTCTTCCTGATTGAAGAGCCGGAGATCTATCTGCACCCCGGGATGTGCCGGAGGATGCGTGACACGCTCTTGAGAATCGCGCGGAGCGGTGTCGGTCAGGTCATCTGCACGACGCATTCGCCTGTCTTCCTGGACCTCGCGGATCGTCACGACGGCATCGTCATTCTTCGCAAGAAGGAGGGGCATCCTGTCGCCACGCAGCGTACCCAGGATGTGTTCGCGCAGTCCGAGGAGGACCATCAGCAGCGCGCAAGACTCCGCATGTTGCTCAACTTCGACCCCGCTGTGAACGAAGCGTTCTTCTCCGAAAAGGTCTGCCTGGTCGAGGGGGACTGCGAAATCGCAGCGGTCGAAGCCATCGCGAGGAAGCTCATCTCGCTGGGTGAATTCGTAAGCCAGCCGATCATCTATGAATGGGCCTGGGGAGGGACCGACACGAAGGATCCAGACCCGCGCAAGCACTGCGGCGATTCCCGTAACCCGGTGGGAAGAGGCCTGGCGACCAGTAATGCGCACCTCATCAACCAGCCAGCGCATCGGATAGAATACCTCCAGGGCAATCCTGCTGAGCAAGGCCCCGCGGGGTTTGGCCCGATTGCAAGTCATTGGTCGCCGAGGCTTGAGCTGTTCGGCACCTTCGACGACATCTGGTCGAAAACCAGGCGTCCTTTGCTGCCTGGCGACTACGACGAACGGTCCGCGCTGTGTGCCCCGCGAGATCAGCGGACGTCGCGCCGTCTCGAAGGCGGGGAACAAATCACCCTGTACCAACTGACCCCGCAGGGAGCGCTCAGCTTCGCACTCCCTCGGCTGCGCTTCAGATTCACTACCTACTTCGGATCGATGAGGCGTTTTCATGACGCCACTCTCGGCACGGTCACCATCGAACCTGAGCTGAGAAAGCTGAGCATGGTCTACCAGACGGGGCTGAGGGTCGATTCTCGCGAAACCGACCATCTCGACTTCACGGTCATCACCCTAGGAGCCGATTGA
- a CDS encoding transposase yields MPYTDAFKLQMVKRMVGPSAVSAAALARQVGVSQPTLSQWLREASRVAAMTPPPEEMKPADPAGPKKWTPKEKLLVLAATQGLVGEELGVLLRSEGLYEAQLKEWQPPAPPRARRRSHCKPRSSKCLAAAEKPMKELERELQRKEKALAETAALQDGQLPT; encoded by the coding sequence GTGCCGTACACGGATGCATTCAAGTTGCAGATGGTGAAGCGGATGGTGGGCCCGAGCGCGGTGAGTGCCGCAGCGCTGGCCCGACAGGTGGGAGTGTCCCAGCCGACGTTGTCCCAGTGGCTGCGCGAGGCGAGCAGGGTGGCGGCAATGACGCCTCCGCCCGAAGAGATGAAGCCCGCTGATCCGGCTGGGCCGAAGAAGTGGACGCCCAAGGAGAAGCTGCTCGTGTTGGCGGCGACGCAGGGACTTGTCGGTGAGGAGCTGGGGGTGCTACTTCGCAGTGAGGGGTTGTACGAGGCGCAGCTGAAGGAGTGGCAGCCGCCAGCGCCGCCTCGGGCACGTCGACGGAGCCACTGCAAGCCAAGGAGCTCAAAGTGCCTGGCTGCCGCGGAGAAGCCGATGAAGGAGCTCGAGCGGGAGCTGCAGCGCAAGGAGAAGGCGCTGGCGGAGACGGCGGCACTTCAAGACGGGCAGCTACCCACGTAA
- a CDS encoding transcriptional regulator, with the protein MSSRHLKPAVPDGPLGAPIPWPDGKHVAANGGPRIFLWDVRTGRCSGMLETSAIHSPPMFRLASEPVLGRVLEAHGLRGFAVWDSQDWKCLQTFVGHGEPVRAAAFVGEDRIVSISGDSTVQLWDAWTGASLRVFEHRVPHALASHPAKSLVAISGLRGSIVMLEGHTLEIRAGFDLPMVAARYEQRGQGQEGRPTHRIHALAWHPDGEHLLGGGGDFVTRMFHGHTGRVVSEWHGHSDEVVDVAVSAERGLLCTGSYDGTVRIWSLQGTECLSVHDLGHSDLGGLCITDGALYVTMRSELRVIPLP; encoded by the coding sequence TTGTCTTCACGTCACCTGAAGCCGGCGGTGCCCGACGGTCCGCTCGGTGCGCCCATCCCCTGGCCCGATGGGAAGCATGTGGCCGCGAATGGGGGCCCGCGCATCTTCCTCTGGGATGTCCGGACGGGCCGCTGCTCGGGGATGCTCGAGACGAGCGCGATCCACAGTCCCCCGATGTTCCGGCTGGCGAGTGAGCCGGTGCTCGGGCGAGTGCTGGAGGCCCACGGGCTTCGGGGTTTCGCGGTCTGGGACTCACAGGACTGGAAGTGCCTCCAGACCTTCGTGGGGCACGGTGAGCCCGTGAGGGCCGCGGCCTTCGTGGGGGAGGACCGGATCGTCTCCATCAGCGGGGATAGCACCGTGCAGCTCTGGGACGCGTGGACCGGCGCGTCACTGCGTGTGTTCGAGCACCGGGTCCCTCACGCGCTCGCCAGTCATCCGGCGAAGAGCCTCGTCGCCATCAGCGGTCTCCGCGGCTCTATCGTCATGCTCGAGGGTCACACGCTTGAGATCCGCGCTGGCTTCGACCTGCCAATGGTGGCGGCGAGATATGAGCAGCGAGGCCAGGGACAGGAAGGCCGACCCACTCACCGCATCCATGCGCTGGCGTGGCACCCCGATGGCGAGCACCTGCTCGGCGGGGGCGGGGACTTCGTCACCCGGATGTTCCATGGCCATACAGGCCGGGTCGTGTCGGAGTGGCACGGCCATTCGGATGAAGTCGTCGACGTGGCGGTCAGCGCGGAGCGAGGGCTCCTGTGTACCGGGAGCTACGACGGCACCGTGCGCATCTGGTCGCTCCAGGGGACTGAGTGCCTTTCGGTGCATGACCTTGGCCACTCCGACCTTGGCGGACTGTGCATCACGGATGGCGCCCTCTACGTGACGATGCGAAGCGAGCTGCGAGTGATTCCGCTGCCGTGA
- a CDS encoding response regulator: MQHESTMPPVVLISDDEPLVVSALAREAKRSGLTCISDTTSERVLELARLHRPAVIILDINQHQDGRDLLAQLKQDPATRDCKVIILSGVEDQFTRHVCFELGADDYEVKPFDPTFMTRVARLATTVSRTRA; encoded by the coding sequence ATGCAGCACGAATCCACCATGCCCCCCGTCGTTCTCATCTCCGATGATGAACCTCTCGTCGTGTCGGCGCTCGCCCGTGAGGCGAAGCGCTCCGGCCTGACGTGCATCTCGGATACGACGTCGGAGCGCGTGCTGGAGCTGGCTCGGCTGCACCGCCCCGCCGTCATCATTCTGGACATCAACCAGCACCAGGACGGACGCGACCTCCTCGCCCAGCTCAAGCAGGACCCCGCCACCCGCGACTGCAAGGTCATCATCCTCAGCGGTGTCGAAGACCAGTTCACCCGCCACGTCTGCTTCGAGCTCGGCGCCGACGACTACGAGGTGAAGCCCTTCGACCCCACCTTCATGACCCGCGTCGCGCGGCTCGCCACCACCGTCTCCCGCACGCGCGCCTGA
- the rpe gene encoding ribulose-phosphate 3-epimerase, which yields MTRRPVRVSPSLLSADFGRLAEEVRDIEAAGADLIHVDVMDGRFVPNITIGPVVVEAIKRVATKPLDVHLMIVEPERYVEAFVKAGADVLTVHVEASPHLHRTLQAIRKLGAKASVVLNPSTPLSAIEEVLGDVDMVLLMSVNPGFGGQSFIESTVDKVRRLRAMFDARGLDTDIEVDGGINAETGRQVVAAGATVLVAGSYVFGAKDRAAAIRSLRT from the coding sequence ATGACACGCCGCCCTGTTCGAGTCTCCCCTTCGCTGCTGTCCGCTGACTTTGGCCGCCTCGCCGAGGAGGTCCGCGATATCGAAGCCGCGGGAGCGGACTTGATTCACGTTGATGTCATGGACGGCAGGTTTGTGCCGAACATCACGATTGGACCGGTGGTGGTGGAAGCCATCAAGCGGGTGGCGACGAAGCCGTTGGATGTGCACCTGATGATTGTGGAGCCGGAGCGGTACGTGGAGGCCTTCGTGAAGGCGGGGGCGGACGTGCTGACGGTGCACGTGGAGGCGAGCCCGCATCTGCATCGGACGTTGCAGGCGATCCGGAAGCTGGGGGCGAAGGCGTCGGTGGTGTTGAACCCGAGCACGCCGCTGTCGGCCATCGAGGAGGTGCTGGGCGACGTGGACATGGTGTTGCTGATGAGCGTGAACCCGGGGTTTGGGGGGCAGAGCTTCATCGAGTCCACGGTGGACAAGGTGCGCCGGCTGCGGGCGATGTTCGACGCGCGCGGGTTGGACACGGACATCGAGGTGGACGGGGGCATCAACGCCGAGACGGGGCGCCAGGTGGTGGCGGCGGGGGCGACGGTGCTCGTGGCGGGCAGCTACGTCTTCGGGGCGAAGGACCGGGCGGCGGCGATTCGCTCGCTGCGGACCTGA
- a CDS encoding GAF and HD-GYP domain-containing protein, with protein sequence MLSPVFSQPPPDLNRRLAKLTSILDVAKAMSAERDLDLLLPLILFEATKVVEADRCSLFILDRERNELWSKVAQGSKNEIRLPVGSGVAGQVAHTGAVINIPDAYADARFNRSFDVSSGYQTKTILCVPMRDANGDVTGVIQALNKLDGQGFNAEDEELLLALGAQAAGAIENALLHEEINRLFEGFVSASVVAIEARDPTTAGHSGRVADLTVSLAQTLEHLSSGPYARIRFSSSELQELRYASLLHDFGKVGVREPVLVKAEKLYPHELDVLRARFQLARKDLQLQSYRRRYEAVRRHGAEAASDIEAAEEARLASELKHLLEVFDFVLTCNRPTVLAQGGFERLTELGNLRFDDAEGLAQPLLLPREIQSLSIPRGTLSAEERREIESHVEHTYRFLTQIPWTRALRRVPEIAYAHHEKLDGTGYPRAEREIPIQSRMMSIADIYDALTASDRPYKKAVPHTLALDILKRETDSGQLDRDLFRIFVEAEIPRRALAQPPK encoded by the coding sequence GTGCTCTCTCCTGTCTTTTCGCAGCCACCGCCCGACCTCAACCGCCGTCTGGCGAAGCTCACGTCCATCCTGGACGTCGCCAAGGCCATGAGCGCCGAGCGGGACCTGGACCTCCTCCTCCCCCTCATCCTCTTCGAGGCCACCAAGGTGGTGGAGGCCGACCGCTGCTCGCTCTTCATCCTGGACCGCGAGCGCAATGAGCTGTGGAGCAAGGTCGCCCAGGGCTCCAAGAACGAAATCCGGCTCCCCGTGGGCAGCGGCGTCGCCGGACAGGTCGCCCACACCGGCGCCGTCATCAACATCCCCGACGCCTACGCGGACGCACGCTTCAACCGCTCGTTCGACGTCTCCAGCGGCTACCAGACGAAGACCATCCTCTGCGTCCCCATGCGCGACGCCAACGGCGACGTGACGGGCGTCATCCAGGCCCTCAACAAGCTCGACGGCCAGGGCTTCAACGCCGAGGACGAAGAGCTCCTCCTCGCCCTGGGCGCCCAGGCCGCCGGCGCGATCGAGAACGCCCTGCTCCACGAGGAGATCAACCGCCTCTTCGAGGGCTTCGTCTCCGCCTCCGTCGTCGCCATCGAGGCGCGGGACCCGACGACCGCGGGACACTCGGGCCGCGTCGCGGACCTCACGGTGTCGCTCGCGCAGACGCTGGAGCACCTGTCCTCGGGCCCCTATGCGCGCATCCGGTTCTCCTCGTCGGAGCTTCAGGAGCTGCGGTACGCGTCGCTCCTGCACGACTTCGGCAAGGTGGGCGTGCGCGAGCCCGTGCTCGTCAAGGCGGAGAAGCTCTACCCGCATGAGCTCGACGTGCTGCGCGCCCGCTTCCAGCTCGCCCGGAAGGACCTCCAGCTCCAGAGCTACCGCCGCCGCTATGAGGCCGTGAGGCGCCATGGCGCGGAGGCTGCGTCGGACATCGAGGCCGCGGAGGAGGCCCGGCTCGCGTCCGAGCTGAAGCATCTGCTCGAGGTGTTCGACTTCGTCCTCACCTGCAACCGCCCCACCGTGCTGGCCCAGGGCGGCTTCGAGCGCCTCACCGAGCTGGGGAATCTTCGCTTCGACGACGCCGAGGGACTCGCCCAGCCGCTGCTGCTGCCTCGCGAAATCCAGTCGCTCTCCATCCCCCGCGGCACCCTCTCCGCCGAGGAGCGCCGCGAAATCGAGAGCCACGTCGAGCACACCTACCGCTTCCTCACCCAGATTCCGTGGACGCGCGCCCTGCGCCGGGTGCCGGAGATCGCCTACGCGCACCACGAGAAGCTCGACGGCACGGGCTACCCCCGCGCCGAGCGCGAAATCCCCATCCAGTCGCGGATGATGTCCATCGCGGACATCTACGACGCGCTCACCGCCAGCGACCGGCCCTACAAGAAGGCCGTGCCGCATACGCTCGCGCTCGACATCCTCAAGCGCGAGACGGACTCCGGCCAGCTCGACCGCGACCTGTTCCGCATCTTCGTCGAGGCGGAGATTCCTCGCCGGGCCCTGGCCCAGCCGCCGAAGTAG
- the pyk gene encoding pyruvate kinase produces the protein MRRAKIVCTLGPASQSQEMLEALLENGMDVARLNFSHGSHEQHAENIAKLRAASLKVRKAVGILGDLQGPKIRTGRFTKGSTELKEGGTFHITTDETVPGTDDIVSTTYPFLAADVNPGDRILLDDGLLELKVLHTDKQRLIKTEVIHGGTLKNNKGINLPGVAVRAEALTPKDREDLVFGIKAGVDYIALSFVRQPSDLDTARQAMAEVGRTVPIIAKLEKPEAIARLDAILDKTDGVMVARGDLGVEIPPEEVPAVQKDIVRRCNLRGLPVIVATQMLNSMIDNPRPTRAEASDVANAVFDGADAVMLSGETASGKFPIESVQMMERIILAAESSSRVQGGLSRPMDVPMGLSANFPDVIARVACEAAKASAATLIAAFTLSGVTARLLSHYRPSVPIVAFSPNQEVRRRLALVWGVVPRVLEPIQDTEAMVRRVEEELLARGLGRKGDRIVIVFGAPVGQPGKINSLRLHTIDG, from the coding sequence ATGCGACGAGCGAAGATTGTCTGCACCCTCGGGCCTGCGAGTCAGAGCCAGGAGATGTTGGAGGCGTTGCTGGAGAACGGCATGGACGTGGCGAGGTTGAACTTCTCGCACGGCAGCCACGAGCAGCACGCGGAGAACATCGCCAAGCTGCGCGCGGCCTCGCTGAAGGTGCGCAAGGCGGTGGGCATCCTGGGAGACTTGCAGGGCCCGAAGATTCGCACCGGCCGCTTCACGAAGGGCAGCACGGAGCTGAAGGAGGGCGGCACCTTCCACATCACCACCGATGAGACGGTGCCGGGCACGGACGACATCGTGTCCACGACGTACCCGTTCCTGGCGGCGGACGTGAATCCCGGCGACCGCATCCTGCTGGATGACGGCTTGCTGGAGCTGAAGGTCCTGCACACGGACAAGCAGCGGCTCATCAAGACGGAGGTCATCCACGGCGGCACGCTGAAGAACAACAAGGGCATCAACCTGCCCGGCGTGGCGGTGCGCGCGGAGGCGCTGACGCCCAAGGACCGCGAGGACCTGGTCTTCGGCATCAAGGCGGGCGTGGACTACATCGCGCTGTCCTTCGTGCGGCAGCCGTCGGACCTGGACACGGCGCGCCAGGCGATGGCGGAGGTGGGGCGCACGGTGCCCATCATCGCCAAGCTGGAGAAGCCGGAGGCGATTGCCCGGCTGGACGCCATCCTGGACAAGACGGACGGGGTGATGGTGGCCCGGGGTGACTTGGGCGTGGAGATTCCGCCCGAGGAGGTGCCCGCGGTGCAGAAGGACATCGTCCGGCGGTGCAACCTGCGCGGGCTGCCGGTCATCGTGGCCACGCAGATGCTGAACTCGATGATTGATAATCCCCGGCCCACGCGCGCCGAGGCGAGCGACGTGGCGAACGCGGTGTTCGACGGCGCCGACGCGGTGATGCTCTCGGGCGAGACGGCGAGCGGCAAGTTCCCCATCGAGTCGGTGCAGATGATGGAGCGCATCATCCTGGCGGCGGAGTCGTCGTCGCGGGTGCAGGGCGGGCTGTCGCGCCCCATGGATGTGCCGATGGGGCTGTCGGCGAACTTCCCGGACGTGATTGCGCGCGTGGCGTGCGAGGCGGCGAAGGCGAGCGCGGCGACGCTCATCGCGGCCTTCACGCTGTCGGGGGTGACGGCGCGGCTGTTGTCGCACTACCGGCCGTCGGTGCCGATTGTGGCGTTCAGCCCGAACCAGGAGGTCCGTCGTCGGCTGGCGCTGGTGTGGGGCGTGGTGCCGCGAGTGCTCGAGCCCATCCAGGACACGGAGGCGATGGTGCGCCGGGTGGAGGAGGAGCTTCTCGCCCGGGGCCTGGGTCGCAAGGGCGACCGCATCGTCATCGTGTTCGGTGCGCCGGTGGGCCAGCCCGGGAAGATCAACAGCCTGCGGCTGCACACCATCGACGGCTGA